GAGCGAGGCTTCGGTCAGACGAAGTTTTTCCAGGACGGCCTCTTCCGAGGGCTTTTCCACGAAGCTGGTGATGCCGCCCTCGGCATCGGTCTCCATGATCCCGAACCCGGGAGCCTCTTGGCGGGAGACCGGCAGGGTGGCAATGGTGATGTCTGCTTCGCTCTGCAAGTGGGCCGTCATGACGCTCCGGTAGTCCAGGTTGTAGAGCTGGTCTCCGCTTAGAATGAGGGCATACTCATAATCCTGCTCCTCATAGTGGGTCATGTTCTTGCGCACCGCGTCGGCGGTTCCCTCATACCAACTGGACGTGGTGGGCGTTTGCTCGGCGGCCAGGATCTGGACGAAGCTCGGGGTGTAGTGGAAGGAATCGAACTTGTAAGTCTCAGTGATGTGCTGGTGCAGCGAGAGGCTATTGAACTGAGTCAGCACGTAGATCCTTCGCAGCCCCGAGTTCAGGCAATTGCTGATAGGGATGTCCACCAAGCGGTATTTCCCGGCTAAGGGCACGGCGGGTTTCGAGCGTTCGGCTGTCAGAGGATGGAGGCGGGTGCCAGCTCCGCCCCCCATCACGACCGCAATCGTTTTGTCGGCCGCGTGGGCGAGGTCTATCATGTCTCAACGGGTGGGTTTGTTCCATTAATGCCGAAGGAATCCGAAGAGTCACGCGCAATGACCCGCTTTTGCAGAAAAAATGGAGTCCGCTTCCGCTTCTAGGCCTCGGGGGAAGGACTAGGGGAGTCGAGGGCTTCCTCGGCCGCATGCCAGGCGAGGGTGGCGCACTTGATGCGCTGGGGAAACTTGCGGACGCCAGCGAGGGCGGCCAAGTCGCCCATGGTCGCCAGATCGACCTCGGGCTCCTCCTCTTGAGTAAGAAGCTTCTGCAACTTGGCGACTTCCTCTTGGAGATCGTTTTTGGAAACGCCCTTCAGCTTGGTGGTCATGATGGAGGCGGAAGCCCGTGAAATGGCGCACCCCTCACCCACAAAGGAGACATCCTCGACCACGCCGTCCTTCAGCTGGAGGTAGACCGTCACTCGGTCCCCGCAGGTAGGATTGTAGCCTTCCGCCTCATGACTATGGGGCTCCATTTCCCGCTCGTTTTTCGGTCGGCGGTTGTGGTTGAGGATGATTTCTTGGTAGAGATCTGCGAGATCGTCCATGAATCGGAATCAGTTGAAATAACGCTGCACCTTTTGAACACCCGCGACCAAGGCGTCGACCTCTTGGTGGGTGTTGTAAAAAGCGAAGGAAGCTCGGGCGGTGCCGACAATTTTGAAACGGCGCATGAGCGGCTGAGTGCAGTGATGGCCGACTCGAATCGCGATGCCCTCGGTATCCAGAATGGTGCCCACATCGTGAGGGTGCGCGCCTTCCACCAGGAAAGAAACCGCTCCCGCGCGCTCCGGGGCGTGCCCCAAGAGGCGAATGCCTCCCAAGGCTTCCAATTGTTCGCGAGCATTCTCCAGGAGATCGGACTCGTGGGCGGTGGCGGCCTTGCGGTCTAGTCCTTCCAGGTAGGCGAAGCCGGCGTCCAAGCCGATGGCTCCCGCAATATGGGGGGTGCCTGCTTCGAACCGTTCGGGGACCTTGCGAAAGGTGGTTTTTTCAAAACTTACCAGCTCGATCATGTCCCCCCCGCCTTGGTAAGGAGGCATGGCGTTGAGCGTTTCTTTCCGACCCCAAAGCGCCCCAATGCCGGTGGGCGAAAGGACCTTATGGCCGGAAAAAACGAAGAAGTCGCAGCCGAGGGCTTGCACGTCCACGTCCCAATGGGGGACCGATTGGCAACCGTCGAGAAGGGTCGGAACGCCGCGGGTTTGGCAAAGGCGAATCAATTCTTGGACGGGATTGATGGTGCCGAGAGTGTTCGAGACGTGGACGAAGGAAGCAAATCGGGTGCGTGCCGATAGGAGACTGGCGAAGGCCGGGAGATCGATTTCGCCCTCGTCGGTCACGGGGGCTGCCACCACCTTGGCTCCGACTTCGTTCGCGAGGAGTTGCCAGGGAATGATGTTGGCGTGGTGTTCCATCTCTGTCAGGAGGATTTCGTCACCGGCTTGGAGTCGTGGTCGGAGATAACTCTGGGCCACCAGGTTGATGGCCTCCGTAGCACCGCGCGTGAAAATGACTTCTTCTGGATGAAAGGCGTGAAGGTGGCGAGCCACCCGAGCCCTTGCTTGGTCGTAGGCAGCGGTAGCCTCGCCACTGAGTGTGTGGACGCCTCGGTGAATATTGGCATTTTCCTTTCCGTAGAAGTGGCTCACCCGATCGATGACTTGTCGGGGCTTCTGAGAAGTGGCCGCGTTGTCGAGGTAAACGAGCGGCTTGCCATTGACCTCCTGGGAAAGGATCGGGAAGTCCTTTCGAGAGCCCGTGACATCAAATTTTCCAGGAGCGGAGGCAGTTTTCAACACACTCAGAAATACGACAGTGGCCGCCCTCCTGCAACTCTCTCGCTTTAACGC
The sequence above is a segment of the Verrucomicrobiota bacterium genome. Coding sequences within it:
- the sufU gene encoding Fe-S cluster assembly sulfur transfer protein SufU yields the protein MDDLADLYQEIILNHNRRPKNEREMEPHSHEAEGYNPTCGDRVTVYLQLKDGVVEDVSFVGEGCAISRASASIMTTKLKGVSKNDLQEEVAKLQKLLTQEEEPEVDLATMGDLAALAGVRKFPQRIKCATLAWHAAEEALDSPSPSPEA
- a CDS encoding cysteine desulfurase encodes the protein MKTASAPGKFDVTGSRKDFPILSQEVNGKPLVYLDNAATSQKPRQVIDRVSHFYGKENANIHRGVHTLSGEATAAYDQARARVARHLHAFHPEEVIFTRGATEAINLVAQSYLRPRLQAGDEILLTEMEHHANIIPWQLLANEVGAKVVAAPVTDEGEIDLPAFASLLSARTRFASFVHVSNTLGTINPVQELIRLCQTRGVPTLLDGCQSVPHWDVDVQALGCDFFVFSGHKVLSPTGIGALWGRKETLNAMPPYQGGGDMIELVSFEKTTFRKVPERFEAGTPHIAGAIGLDAGFAYLEGLDRKAATAHESDLLENAREQLEALGGIRLLGHAPERAGAVSFLVEGAHPHDVGTILDTEGIAIRVGHHCTQPLMRRFKIVGTARASFAFYNTHQEVDALVAGVQKVQRYFN